A single window of Malus sylvestris chromosome 5, drMalSylv7.2, whole genome shotgun sequence DNA harbors:
- the LOC126623706 gene encoding disease resistance protein RUN1-like isoform X10: MGLIGFIQVFNIIIIAIGTLLYMCCRSLTFSSSSSAADSDVSAADSAVDSTVVAADDAADIPRRREKYDVFISFRGEDTRNTFTSHLHAALQQKNIETYIDNRLKRGEAIGPALLKAIKKSTLWVIIFSQKYASSTWCLEELVHILKCNDRGQSVIPIFYHTHASDVRKQKGSYEVAFAEHQKRVKDSIDKVPEWKEALTNAANIAGFHHSENTGTDADLVKKVVEHIWTKLCRESSCNLKGLVGIESRIEQIESLLGIHSTDACITVGIWGMGGIGKTTLAQAVFHKLSSKFKGGCFLVNVREREQKDGLEHLQNTLVREIFKEQNLSIGSTLVRDRLSHTKVLIVLDDVSSSMQMESLAGERLQYGTGSRIIITSRDKGTLRQTVEEEKIYEVKGLNPDDALELFCLFAFKNNSTCRTDYKELVEKAVHYAGHVPLALIVLGSLFFNRKSKEDWEDEFNKLKRFPSVDIQKVLRISYDGLGENEKEIFLDIACFHKGGYVDVVKRMLDVRGFFAKTGITILIDLSLISKDSKWGRETIEMHDLLQEMGRTIVQEQCSEDPGKRKRLFTDEDVYRVLKSNTETPIVQAILVDWHKIEERSLKRADFKVMSNLKMLIVDNFQIFDHNRDCKLNMSLDLPDSLRYIYWPEYPLESLSANFSPENLVELHMPYSRVKKLWKEDQRLVNLEVIDVAWSKNLIEVPNLSRSPKIVHIDLPGCDKLVEIPRYFRDLDKLIHIDLGHCTSLKYLSEMAGNIKYLNLEGSGIKELPESVWSNEHISYLDISHCKDLQKLPSNKCNLKVSGCFKVDGCTSLGEFSELPRDISKLSLVGCKRLVSLPTNICKLKCLEELNLSECSKLQNFPEILEPMEHLKSLNLSSTAIEELHSSIEFFPALKRLTLSHCQRLSSIPKSICKLKYLEKLNLSCCSKLENFPEILEPMKHLEYLNLSETSVQELHSSIEFLPALKNIELKGCKRLSSIPKSICKLKYLEELDLSYCYELESFPEILEPMEHLKSLNLRGTAVRELHSSIKFLHALKRIELQGCESLSSIPKGICKLKYLERLDLSECSELENFPEIMEPMEHLESLNLSETTVEELHSSIEFLPALKEIRLRDCKRFSSIPKSICKLKYLEELDLSCCSKLENFPEILEPMEHLKSLNLSATMVEELHSSIKFLPVLKKVKLGGCKRLSSIPKSICKLKYLEELDLSYCYELENFPEILEPMEHLEFLNLSGTAVEELHSSIEFLSALKEIRLRDCRRLSSIPKSICKLKYLEELDLSCCSKLENFPEILEPMKHLKSLNLSATMVKELHSSIKFLPALKKVKLRGCERLSSIPKSICKLKYLEGLDLSRCFELENFPEILEPMEHLGSLNLSGTTVEELHSSIEFLPALKEIRLGDCKRLSSIPKSICKLKYLEELNLSCCSKLENFPVIFEPMEHLKSLNLRGTAIKELHSSIKFLPALKKIELEGCKRLSSIPSSICKLKYLEELNLSCCFELENFPEILEPMEHLKSLNLSGTAVKELPLSIEFLPALTYIQLCGCKRLSSIPTSICKLKYLKELDLSYCSELESFPEILEPMEHLGSLNLSGTTVEELHSSIEFLPALKEIRLRDCKRLSSIPKSICKLKYLEELDLSCCSQLENFPENLEPMEHLKSLNLSGTIVTELHSLIKFLPVLKRIQLRGCKRLSSIPKNICKLKYLEELNLSCCSELENFPEILEPMEHLKSLNLSGTAVKELPLSIEFLPALTYIQLCGCKKLSSIPKSICKLKYLKELDLSYCSELESFPEIMEPMEHLKFLNLSGTAVQELHSSIEFLLALKEIQLQDCKRLSSIPKSICKLKYLEKLDLSCCSKLENFPEILEPMEHLKSLNLSETTVKELHSSIEFLPALKEIRLGDCKRLPSSQEQIDDLIKAYNYHTKHL, translated from the exons atggggttGATTGGGTtcattcaagttttcaacatcatcatcatcgcCATTGGGACTCTGTTGTACATGTGCTGCAGATCATTAACattttcttcttcgtcttctgcGGCAGATTCTGATGTTTCTGCTGCTGATTCTGCCGTTGATTCTACTGTTGTTGCTGCTGATGATGCTGCTGATATCCCCCGCCGTCGAGAAAAGTATGACGTGTTTATCAGCTTCCGAGGTGAGGACACCCGCAATACATTTACCAGCCATCTTCATGCTGCCCTACAGCAGAAGAACATTGAAACCTACATAGATAACAGACTTAAGAGAGGAGAAGCGATCGGACCTGCTCTTCTAAAGGCAATCAAGAAATCGACGCTTTGGGTGATCATTTTCTCACAAAAGTATGCTTCTTCCACATGGTGTTTGGAAGAACTAGTGCATATACTCAAATGCAACGACAGAGGCCAGTCTGTGATACCCATTTTTTACCATACCCATGCATCGGATGTACGAAAACAAAAAGGGAGTTATGAGGTTGCATTTGCTGAACACCAAAAACGTGTCAAGGACAGTATCGACAAGGTGCCCGAGTGGAAGGAGGCTTTGACTAATGCAGCCAATATAGCTGGgtttcaccattctgaaaacACAGG GACGGATGCCGATTTAGTCAAGAAAGTTGTTGAGCATATTTGGACCAAATTGTGTCGCGAATCATCGTGCAATTTAAAGGGCCTTGTTGGAATTGAAAGTCGCATCGAGCAAATCGAATCGCTGTTAGGCATTCATTCAACGGACGCTTGCATCACTGTAGGTATTTGGGGAATGGGTGGTATTGGCAAGACCACCCTTGCTCAAGCCGTATTTCACAAACTCTCTTCTAAATTCAAAGGCGGTTGTTTTCTTGTAAATGTTAGGGAGAGAGAACAAAAAGATGGGCTAGAACACTTGCAAAATACACTTGTCCGTGAGATATTCAAGGAACAAAATTTATCCATAGGATCAACTCTTGTTCGAGATAGGCTCAGCCATACAAAGGtcctcattgttcttgatgatgtgaGTAGTTCAATGCAAATGGAAAGTCTAGCGGGCGAGCGTCTTCAGTATGGCACTGGAAGTAGAATCATTATCACAAGTAGAGACAAGGGCACACTTAGGCAAACTGTTGAAGAGGAAAAGATCTACGAGGTTAAGGGATTAAATCCGGATGATGCTCTTGAgctcttttgtttgtttgctttcaAGAATAACAGTACTTGTAGAACAGATTATAAGGAGTTGGTGGAAAAGGCCGTGCATTATGCTGGACACGTTCCTTTAGCTCTTATAGTTTTGGGGTCCTTGTTCTTCAATCGCAAGAGCAAAGAAGACTGGGAAGATGAATTCAACAAATTAAAACGATTTCCCAGTGTAGATATCCAGAAAGTGTTGAGAATAAGTTATGATGGATTgggagaaaatgagaaggagatatTTCTGGATATAGCATGTTTTCATAAAGGGGGGTATGTGGATGTGGTAAAACGAATGTTAGATGTTCGTGGATTCTTTGCGAAAACCGGAATTACAATTCTCATTGATTTGTCTCTCATATCAAAGGATTCAAAATGGGGAAGGGAAACCATAGAGATGCATGATTTGCTACAAGAAATGGGAAGGACAATTGTTCAGGAACAATGTAGTGAAGATCCTGGTAAACGGAAAAGGTTGTTCACTGATGAGGATGTATATCGTGTACTGAAGAGTAATACG GAAACTCCAATTGTTCAAGCCATATTGGTTGATTGGCATAAGATTGAAGAGCGATCATTGAAACGTGCAGACTTCAAAGTGATGTCTAACCTAAAAATGCTAATTGTGgataattttcaaatatttgatcACAACAGAGACTGCAAATTAAACATGTCTCTAGATCTTCCTGATTCTCTTCGTTATATTTACTGGCCTGAATATCCATTGGAATCTTTGTCGGCAAACTTTTCTCCAGAAAATCTTGTTGAGCTTCATATGCCATATAGCAGAGTTAAGAAGCTTTGGAAAGAAGACCAG AGACTTGTGAACTTAGAAGTGATTGATGTGGCGTGGTCTAAAAATCTAATTGAAGTTCCAAATCTCTCTAGAAGTCCAAAAATTGTGCACATAGATCTTCCTGGCTGTGACAAATTGGTTGAAATTCCTCGATATTTTCGAGATCTTGACAAGCTTATTCATATTGATCTTGGACACTGCACCAGCCTCAAGTATCTTTCAGAGATGGCAGGAAATATTAAATACTTAAATTTAGAAGGCAGTGGTATAAAGGAGTTGCCTGAATCAGTTTGGTCTAACGAACATATTTCTTACTTGGATATAAGTCACTGCAAAGACCTTCAGAAACTTCCAAGCAACAAGTGTAACTTGAAAGTCTCTGGTTGTTTTAAAGTAGATGGCTGCACATCTCTTGGTGAGTTTTCTGAGCTTCCCAGGGATATAAGTAAATTATCATTGGTTGGTTGCAAGAGACTTGTGAGTCTACCAACCAACATTTGTAAGTTGAAATGTCTAGAGGAACTCAATCTTTCTGAGTGCTCTAAACTTCAAAACTTCCCAGAGATCTTGGAGCCAATGGAACATTTGAAGTCCTTAAATTTAAGTTCAACAGCGATTGAAGAGCTACACTCATCAATCGAGTTTTTCCCTGCACTCAAAAGACTTACATTAAGTCATTGCCAAAGGCTTTCGAGTATCCCAAAGAGCATTTGTAAGTTGAAATATCTCGAGAAACTCAATCTCTCTTGTTGCTCTAAACTTGAAAACTTCCCAGAGATCTTGGAGCCAATGAAACATTTGGAGTACTTAAATTTAAGTGAAACATCAGTTCAAGAGCTACACTCATCAATCGAGTTTCTCCCTGCTCTAAAAAATATTGAGCTAAAAGGTTGCAAAAGGCTTTCAAGTATCCCAAAGAGCATTTGTAAGTTGAAATATCTCGAGGAACTCGATCTCTCTTACTGCTATGAACTCGAAAGCTTCCCAGAGATCTTGGAGCCAATGGAACATTTGAAGTCCTTAAATTTAAGGGGGACAGCGGTTAGAGAGCTACACTCATCAATCAAGTTTCTCCATGCGCTAAAAAGAATTGAGCTACAAGGTTGTGAAAGTCTTTCAAGTATCCCAAAGGGCATTTGTAAGTTGAAATATCTCGAGCGACTTGATCTCTCTGA GTGCTCTGAACTTGAAAACTTCCCAGAGATCATGGAGCCAATGGAACATTTGGAGTCCTTAAATTTAAGTGAAACAACGGTTGAAGAGCTACACTCATCAATCGAGTTTCTCCCTGCTCTCAAAGAAATTCGACTAAGAGATTGCAAAAGGTTTTCAAGTATCCCAAAGAGCATTTGTAAGTTGAAATATCTCGAGGAACTCGATCTCTCTTGTTGCTCTAAACTTGAAAACTTCCCAGAGATCTTAGAGCCAATGGAACATTTGAAGTCCTTAAATTTAAGTGCAACAATGGTTGAAGAGCTACACTCATCAATCAAGTTTCTCCCTGTGCTAAAAAAAGTTAAGCTAGGAGGTTGCAAAAGGCTTTCAAGTATCCCAAAGAGCATTTGTAAGTTGAAATATCTCGAGGAACTTGATCTCTCTTACTGCTATGAACTCGAAAACTTCCCAGAGATCTTGGAGCCAATGGAACATTTGGAGTTCTTAAATTTAAGTGGAACAGCGGTTGAAGAGCTACACTCATCAATCGAGTTTCTCTCTGCTCTCAAAGAAATTCGATTAAGAGATTGCAGAAGGCTTTCAAGTATCCCAAAGAGCATTTGTAAGTTGAAATATCTCGAGGAACTTGATCTCTCTTGCTGCTCTAAACTTGAAAACTTCCCAGAGATCTTGGAGCCAATGAAGCATTTGAAGTCCTTAAATTTAAGTGCAACAATGGTTAAAGAGCTACATTCATCAATCAAGTTTCTCCCTGCGCTCAAAAAAGTTAAGCTAAGAGGTTGCGAAAGGCTTTCAAGTATCCCAAAGAGCATTTGTAAGTTGAAATATCTCGAGGGACTCGATCTCTCTAGGTGCTTTGAACTTGAAAACTTCCCAGAGATCTTGGAGCCAATGGAACATTTGGGGTCCTTAAATTTAAGTGGAACAACAGTTGAAGAACTACACTCATCAATTGAGTTTCTCCCTGCTCTCAAAGAAATTCGACTAGGAGATTGCAAAAGGCTTtcaagtattccaaaaagcatTTGTAAGTTGAAATATCTTGAGGAACTCAATCTTTCTTGTTGCTCTAAACTTGAAAACTTCCCAGTGATCTTTGAGCCAATGGAACATTTAAAGTCCTTAAATTTAAGGGGAACAGCGATTAAAGAGCTACACTCATCAATCAAGTTTCTCCCCGCACTCAAAAAAATTGAGCTAGAAGGTTGCAAAAGGCTTTCAAGTATCCCAAGTAGCATTTGTAAATTGAAATATCTCGAGGAACTCAATCTCTCTTGTTGCTTTGAGCTAGAAAACTTCCCAGAGATTTTGGAGCCAATGGAACATTTGAAGTCCTTAAATTTAAGTGGAACAGCGGTTAAAGAGCTACCCTTATCAATCGAGTTTCTCCCTGCTCTCACATATATTCAACTATGTGGTTGCAAAAGGCTTTCAAGTATCCCAACGAGCATTTGTAAGTTGAAATATCTCAAGGAACTCGATCTCTCTTACTGTTCAGAACTTGAAAGCTTCCCAGAGATCTTGGAGCCAATGGAACATTTGGGGTCCTTAAATTTAAGTGGAACAACGGTTGAAGAACTACACTCATCAATTGAGTTTCTCCCTGCTCTCAAAGAAATTCGACTTAGAGATTGCAAAAGGCTTtcaagtattccaaaaagcatTTGTAAGTTGAAATATCTTGAGGAACTCGATCTCTCTTGTTGCTCTCAACTTGAAAACTTCCCAGAAAATTTGGAGCCAATGGAACATTTGAAATCCTTAAATTTGAGTGGAACAATAGTTACAGAGCTACACTCATTAATCAAGTTTCTCCCTGTGCTCAAAAGAATTCAACTACGTG GTTGCAAAAGGCTTTCAAGTATCCCAAAGAACATTTGTAAGTTGAAATATCTCGAGGAACTCAATCTCTCTTGTTGCTCTGAACTAGAAAACTTCCCAGAGATTTTGGAGCCAATGGAACATTTGAAGTCCTTAAATTTAAGTGGAACAGCGGTTAAAGAGCTACCCTTATCAATCGAGTTTCTCCCTGCTCTCACATATATTCAACTATGTGGTTGCAAAAAGCTTTCAAGTATCCCAAAGAGCATTTGTAAGTTGAAATATCTCAAGGAACTCGATCTCTCTTACTGTTCAGAACTTGAAAGCTTCCCAGAGATCATGGAGCCGATGGAACATTTGAAGTTCTTAAATTTAAGTGGAACAGCGGTTCAAGAGCTACACTCATCAATCGAGTTTCTCCTTGCTCTCAAAGAAATTCAACTACAAGATTGCAAAAGGCTTTCAAGTATTCCAAAGAGCATTTGTAAGTTGAAATATCTCGAGAAACTTGATCTCTCCTGCTGCTCTAAACTTGAAAACTTTCCAGAGATCTTGGAGCCAATGGAACATTTGAAGTCCTTAAATTTAAGTGAAACAACGGTTAAAGAGCTACACTCATCAATCGAGTTTCTCCCTGCTCTCAAAGAAATTCGACTAGGAGATTGCAAAAGGCTTCCAAGTAGCCAAGAGCAGATTGATGACTTGATAAAGGCTTACAACTATCACACAAAGCATTTGTAA